TGGGCCACTGCACGGGACGGCTGGTGACGGGCCGGACCCGCCCCGAGTCCCGGTTCGACGCCGAGGCGGTCTTCGCCGCCTGCGCGGAGTCCGGGACCGCCGTGGAGATCAACAGCCGGCCCGAGCGGCTGGACCCGCCGCGCCGGCTGCTGAGGTCGGCCGTGGAGGCCGGCACCCTGTTCGCGATCGACACGGACGCGCACGCCCCGGGCCAGCTGGACTGGCAGCTGCTCGGCTGCGAACGGGCCGTGGAGTGCGGGGTGCCGGCCGAGCGCGTCGTGAACACCTGGCCGCGGGAGCAGCTGCTGGAGTGGACCCGGACCCGCCGCCCGCCCACCTCGGCGGCCGCGGCCTGAGCCGAGGGCGGCGCGGCGCCGCGGGCGCCCCCCGGCGTTCGCAGACCGCCTCAGCGGAGCCCGGCCAGGTCCGCCCCGCGCACCAGCAGCAGCACGACATCGGCCCCCGCGACCGCCATCGTGACCAGGAAGGGGATCCGGCTCCGGCCGGTCGGCAGGACGGCCCCGAGGAGTACCGCCGCAGCGGTCGCCGCGAGCAGCACCCAGCCGTACGGCGGCACCCGGCCCGGCGGTCCGGCGACCAGGGCCACGGCCGAGCCGAGGACCAGGAGCCCCCCGACGGCCGCCGAGCGCCGGGCGCCGAGCCGGTGCGGCAGGCCCACCACGCCCGTGGCCAGGTCGTCGTCGATGTCGGGCAGCGCGTTGGCGAAGTGCGCGCCCGCACCCAGCAGGGCCGCCGCGGCCGTCAGCCACCACGGCGGCCAGGGCGCACCGGGCAGGCCGAGGGTGACGAACGCGGGGAGCAGCCCGAACGCGAGGGCGTACGGGAGCCAGGAGACGGCGGTGCCCTTCAGCCGCAGGTTGTACGCCC
The Streptomyces sp. NBC_01296 DNA segment above includes these coding regions:
- a CDS encoding UbiA family prenyltransferase, with protein sequence MPPARAADGTPPTPAATPQTGRPAPAGGPSSAAASGRSGPFGLLGACHPLPAAAVTLFAAALAAAVGRSLPGAALTVAAVAVGQLSVGWCNDRVDLGRDLATGRRDKPLVRGAVRPAAVTAAALTALLLCVPLSLACGWLAGCAHLCGVAAAWAYNLRLKGTAVSWLPYALAFGLLPAFVTLGLPGAPWPPWWLTAAAALLGAGAHFANALPDIDDDLATGVVGLPHRLGARRSAAVGGLLVLGSAVALVAGPPGRVPPYGWVLLAATAAAVLLGAVLPTGRSRIPFLVTMAVAGADVVLLLVRGADLAGLR